The genome window GTCGAACTCCCAGCGGTCAGCCCTGGCCTTGGCACTTGCTGCAGGCATGCCATTAAAGGTTGTGGCCGTGACGCTCGCCTCATCAAGACCCGTTACCCAGCCGCTGCGCATGTAGTCCGTCATTGAAGGGTTGCCGGAGACTTGCGTTCCATCGAAGCGGATCGCGACTTCGCCCGGTCCGGTTGCCATGACGGCATCAGCACTATTGTCGATGACGAACCCGTCGGGGACGGTAAAGCTCACGCCAAGTAGCGGGTGAACGAAGCTTCGACCGCGCACATAACCTTCTTCGGGAGTATCGCCGTAGAGAATGCCATCGATGCCTTGCAGGAAGGAATCGCGATCCGTCGTGCCAACACCCGGAGCACCGATACGACGGGCATGGCCGCGCGCGAGTTCGATGCGCTGGGGTGCCGAAGGGTGGCTCGCAAGAAAGTCGAGGCTGGCATCTGTTGCGCCGGAGACATTGCGGAAGTCAGCATAGGAGGCCATGGATTGCAGGAAGCGCGCAGCAGCAAACGGATCGTAGCCCGCCTCGCCGATCATCTTGATGCCAATGGCATCCGCCTGCAGTTCCTGATTGCGTGAGAACTGCGCCATGCGCAGCTTGCCGCGGATCAAGGCTTCACGTCCGGCACTGTCATCCTGCAGAACTTCGGAGACAACACGGCCGGCAATCTGGGCTTCCTGTTCGCGTTGCTGGCGTTCGATGCCGTGATTGGCGATCACATGGCCCATTTCATGCGCGATGACAGCAGCAAGTTCGGCGCTGTCATTGGCAAGGGCAAGCAAACCGCGGGTTACATAGAGATAACCGCCGGGCAGAGCAAAGGCATTGATGTTAGGCGAGTTCAGAATGGTGATGCGATAGGTATGGGTCGGATTGTCGGAGACGGTGGTCAGATTTCCGACGACCTTGGCGACCATGCGTTCGAGTTTGGCGTCCTTGTACTCGCCGCCATAGGTCGCGAGAATGCGCGGATGCTGTTCCGCGCTGAGTTTTGCCAACCGGTCGTTCTTCGTGACATTGTCGACGGTTACCGGGTTGGACGAGGGCCCCAGCCCATCTTCCTTGCTGATGTCGAGCACCTGGCAGCCCGACAAAAACGCAAGCAGTAGTGTCGCCGAGACAAGATTCCTAGCGCGTGCGGCTGGATGAAACCATCCGTTGCTTGTGGGGGAATTGTGCGAACCCAGAATCATGTCCTCGTTGTCGTCGCGTGCCAGCAGACTCGTACGTCTCTGTTCTTGCTAGCCCGACAAGCAGCCTTGAGCAAGAATTTGATTGTTTTTCTTAATGAAGCCAAGGCGTCGAAAATATGTCAAAGGCCAGAGTCTTTTGCACCGAGGTATTTCCGCAACAGCGAAGGCCCTCTGTCCAACAACAATTCTTTCGCTGGGCCTGAGGCGACAATTTTGCCGTTTTCGAGAAAAAATAGCGTTGAAGGCAGACGCAAAGCATCTTCGGGATGGTGCGTTACCATGACGACTGTCATGCCCGTTTCCCTTTGCAAGTCGCCGACAAGATCAAGCATTTCGTGCCGCAAGGCCGGACCGAGCGATGCAAATGCCTCGTCGAGCAAAAGCACGGGCCGGTTGCGCACAAGGGCGCGGGCGATCGCTACGCGCTGGCGCTCGCCGCCGGACAGCGCTTCCGGCTTTCGCTTTTCCTTGCCGGCAAGACCAGCCTTGCGGATCGCTTCGCCTACGGCAGCGTGGTCCGCATCACCCAGTCTGAGATCAG of Phyllobacterium zundukense contains these proteins:
- a CDS encoding M48 family metalloprotease; translation: MILGSHNSPTSNGWFHPAARARNLVSATLLLAFLSGCQVLDISKEDGLGPSSNPVTVDNVTKNDRLAKLSAEQHPRILATYGGEYKDAKLERMVAKVVGNLTTVSDNPTHTYRITILNSPNINAFALPGGYLYVTRGLLALANDSAELAAVIAHEMGHVIANHGIERQQREQEAQIAGRVVSEVLQDDSAGREALIRGKLRMAQFSRNQELQADAIGIKMIGEAGYDPFAAARFLQSMASYADFRNVSGATDASLDFLASHPSAPQRIELARGHARRIGAPGVGTTDRDSFLQGIDGILYGDTPEEGYVRGRSFVHPLLGVSFTVPDGFVIDNSADAVMATGPGEVAIRFDGTQVSGNPSMTDYMRSGWVTGLDEASVTATTFNGMPAASAKARADRWEFDIFVVNAGNRIYRFLTAAPTGSTALTPASQTVIQSFRLLTSQEKASIKPLRIRVVTVKPGDTLVTLSSQIMGTDRKLDLFRLINALPPGGTVSVGDKVKIISE
- a CDS encoding ATP-binding cassette domain-containing protein — its product is MPELSNPQAGNGASIRLDAVNFDFGDMAMHFDFTIDPSTIAAVIGPSGSGKSTLLNLIAGFEPAKAGRILIGDADMTHVAPAQRPVSMVFQENNLFAHLDVAANIGLGRRPDLRLGDADHAAVGEAIRKAGLAGKEKRKPEALSGGERQRVAIARALVRNRPVLLLDEAFASLGPALRHEMLDLVGDLQRETGMTVVMVTHHPEDALRLPSTLFFLENGKIVASGPAKELLLDRGPSLLRKYLGAKDSGL